One segment of Castanea sativa cultivar Marrone di Chiusa Pesio chromosome 3, ASM4071231v1 DNA contains the following:
- the LOC142629458 gene encoding uncharacterized protein LOC142629458 has protein sequence MMWKFASNAIASIGLKKNSGKNLVESSRASQDCSDDEVCSNASRDEGLECPICWESFNIVENVPYVLWCGHTLCKNCVLGLQLAVLKFPTQQIKIPYFVSCPWCHLMSFRLVCNGNLKFPRKNFFLLWMVESLNGDRSKSAFSGAENQSMMSPRCNSALGNQATNGNPRRAPPHCPGHLGSGNDNGSSNVERRQFSLHKSLDFFIHFTSKFPLVIIFLLIAFSVVPGCAVILAIYFILTVVFAIPSFLVLYFAYPTLERLVREITT, from the coding sequence ATGATGTGGAAATTTGCCTCAAATGCCATTGCAAGTATTGGACTGAAGAAAAACTCAGGGAAAAACTTGGTAGAGTCAAGTCGAGCTTCTCAAGACTGCTCAGATGATGAGGTGTGTTCGAATGCTAGCCGAGACGAAGGACTGGAATGCCCAATATGCTGGGAATCTTTCAACATTGTTGAGAATGTGCCCTATGTCTTATGGTGTGGTCACACTCTCTGCAAGAATTGTGTCCTAGGGCTTCAATTGGCTGTCTTGAAATTCCCTACTCAACAAATTAAGATTCCATACTTTGTTTCCTGTCCATGGTGCCACTTGATGTCATTCCGGCTGGTTTGCAATGGAAATTTAAAGTTCCCTCGCAAGAACTTCTTTCTTCTATGGATGGTTGAGAGCTTGAATGGTGATCGGTCAAAGTCTGCTTTTTCCGGTGCGGAAAATCAATCAATGATGTCTCCAAGATGCAATTCTGCTCTTGGAAATCAAGCTACCAATGGTAACCCTAGAAGGGCCCCTCCTCATTGCCCTGGACATCTAGGGTCTGGCAATGATAATGGTAGTAGTAATGTGGAGAGACGCCAATTTTCCCTTCATAAATCTCTGGATTTCTTCATTCACTTTACATCCAAGTTCCCTTTGGTCATCATATTTCTTCTGATTGCCTTTTCTGTAGTACCTGGCTGTGCAGTCATTTTGGCCATCTACTTCATACTCACAGTTGTGTTTGCTATCCCATCTTTCTTGGTATTGTATTTCGCATACCCTACTTTGGAGAGGCTGGTAAGAGAAATAACCACATGA
- the LOC142629459 gene encoding uncharacterized protein LOC142629459 isoform X1, with the protein MDSLVKQLRGRFSGTQRQQTEEAGSIRDGRIPPQHTQSFKEKKKSQNWFQRQFNRQMSQDYDSSNMLDHATAVAAATFAIATLEEPGIPDQKKTTERPETSFIRGKSKKEDTTRSALEPGRASKRFSGETSMRLPEGKDTKVPETAAATGKTPQKQKSIGPAPSMKKSPSFGEHLKKTDSIQPETAAPKPDLPATINLGMPPTETQRQSSMRAEIPPNETRRQSSMRAEIPPTDSKGQSPMRFRAEGTDAEAWEKAELAKIKERYEKMNSTILSWEEKKKAKARRRLDHTESEVERRRLKALEKFRTEMEYINQVSGGAKAQAEERRKNEELKAKEKANIIRTTGKVPKTCLCL; encoded by the exons ATGGATTCTTTGGTCAAACAACTAAG GGGGAGATTTTCTGGCACACAACGCCAACAGACAGAAGAGGCTGGCAGCATCAGGGATGGAAGAATACCACCTCAACATACTCAAAGTTTCaaag aaaagaagaaatctCAGAACTGGTTCCAGAGACAGTTCAACCGGCAAATGAGTCAGGATTATGATTCAAGCAACATGCTAGACCATGCAACTGCAGTGGCAGCTGCTACATTTGCCATCGCCACACTTGAAGAACCAGGCATCCCAGATCAGAAAAAGACAACTGAACGCCCTGAAACCTCTTTTATCAGAGGCAAGAGCAAAAAGGAGGATACAACACGTTCAGCGCTAGAACCTGGTAGAGCATCCAAGCGATTCTCAG GTGAAACTTCAATGAGACTTCCTGAAGGCAAAGATACCAAGGTGCCAGAAACTGCTGCAGCAACTGGAAAGACACCCCAAAAGCAAAAGTCCATAGGGCCTGCCCCTTCAATGAAAAAGTCTCCATCTTTTGGTGAGCACTTGAAAAAAACTGACAGTATACAACCTGAAACTGCAGCACCAAAACCTGATCTGCCTGCCACCATTAATCTAGGAATGCCACCAACTGAAACTCAAAGGCAGAGTTCAATGAGAGCTGAAATCCCACCAAATGAAACTCGAAGGCAGAGTTCAATGAGAGCTGAAATCCCACCAACTGACTCCAAAGGGCAGAGTCCAATGAGATTTAGAGCAGAAGGAACAGATGCAGAAGCTTGGGAGAAAGCTGAGTTGGCTAAGATAAAAGAACG GTACGAGAAGATGAATTCCACAATACTTTCCtgggaggaaaagaagaaagcaaaagcCAGACGCCGACTAGATCATACAGAG AGTGAAGTGGAACGAAGAAGACTAAAAGCTTTAGAAAAATTTCGCACTGAGATGGAATATATTAACCAGGTTTCAGGAGGAGCAAAAGCGCAGGCAGAAGAAAGGCGAAAGAATGAAGAGTTAAAGGCAAAAGAAAAGGCAAACATAATTAGAACTACAGGGAAAGTTCCTAAGACATGTCTCTGCTTATAA
- the LOC142629459 gene encoding uncharacterized protein LOC142629459 isoform X2, with amino-acid sequence MDSLVKQLRGRFSGTQRQQTEEAGSIRDGRIPPQHTQSFKEKKKSQNWFQRQFNRQMSQDYDSSNMLDHATAVAAATFAIATLEEPGIPDQKKTTERPETSFIRGKSKKEDTTRSALEPGRASKRFSGETSMRLPEGKDTKVPETAAATGKTPQKQKSIGPAPSMKKSPSFGMPPTETQRQSSMRAEIPPNETRRQSSMRAEIPPTDSKGQSPMRFRAEGTDAEAWEKAELAKIKERYEKMNSTILSWEEKKKAKARRRLDHTESEVERRRLKALEKFRTEMEYINQVSGGAKAQAEERRKNEELKAKEKANIIRTTGKVPKTCLCL; translated from the exons ATGGATTCTTTGGTCAAACAACTAAG GGGGAGATTTTCTGGCACACAACGCCAACAGACAGAAGAGGCTGGCAGCATCAGGGATGGAAGAATACCACCTCAACATACTCAAAGTTTCaaag aaaagaagaaatctCAGAACTGGTTCCAGAGACAGTTCAACCGGCAAATGAGTCAGGATTATGATTCAAGCAACATGCTAGACCATGCAACTGCAGTGGCAGCTGCTACATTTGCCATCGCCACACTTGAAGAACCAGGCATCCCAGATCAGAAAAAGACAACTGAACGCCCTGAAACCTCTTTTATCAGAGGCAAGAGCAAAAAGGAGGATACAACACGTTCAGCGCTAGAACCTGGTAGAGCATCCAAGCGATTCTCAG GTGAAACTTCAATGAGACTTCCTGAAGGCAAAGATACCAAGGTGCCAGAAACTGCTGCAGCAACTGGAAAGACACCCCAAAAGCAAAAGTCCATAGGGCCTGCCCCTTCAATGAAAAAGTCTCCATCTTTTG GAATGCCACCAACTGAAACTCAAAGGCAGAGTTCAATGAGAGCTGAAATCCCACCAAATGAAACTCGAAGGCAGAGTTCAATGAGAGCTGAAATCCCACCAACTGACTCCAAAGGGCAGAGTCCAATGAGATTTAGAGCAGAAGGAACAGATGCAGAAGCTTGGGAGAAAGCTGAGTTGGCTAAGATAAAAGAACG GTACGAGAAGATGAATTCCACAATACTTTCCtgggaggaaaagaagaaagcaaaagcCAGACGCCGACTAGATCATACAGAG AGTGAAGTGGAACGAAGAAGACTAAAAGCTTTAGAAAAATTTCGCACTGAGATGGAATATATTAACCAGGTTTCAGGAGGAGCAAAAGCGCAGGCAGAAGAAAGGCGAAAGAATGAAGAGTTAAAGGCAAAAGAAAAGGCAAACATAATTAGAACTACAGGGAAAGTTCCTAAGACATGTCTCTGCTTATAA
- the LOC142629905 gene encoding uncharacterized protein LOC142629905 gives MALPRLSFFACSLFLSLILISSPLALSKTLKRDVKALNEIKASLGWRVVYAWVGDDPCGDGDLPPWSGVTCSTQGDYRVVTELEVYAVSIVGPFPTAVTNLLDLTRLDLHNNKLTGPIPPQIGRLKRLKILNLRWNKLQDTIPPEIGELKSLTHLYLSFNSFKGEIPRELANLAELRYLYLQENRLIGRIPAELGTLRNLRHLDVGNNHLVGTIRELIRIEGCFPALRNLYLNNNYLTGGIPAQLANLTNLEIFYLSYNKISGSVPTGLANIPKLIYLYLDHNQLTGRIDSEFYKHPFLKELYIEGNSFKQGVKPIGVHKVLEVSDTEFLV, from the exons ATGGCGCTACCGCGTCTTTCATTCTTCGcatgctctctctttctctctctcattctcatttCCTCTCCTCTCGCTCTCTCCAAAACCCTCAAACGCGACG TGAAAGCTTTGAACGAAATCAAGGCGTCGCTAGGGTGGAGAGTGGTGTACGCCTGGGTTGGAGACGATCCATGTGGAGACGGAGATCTGCCGCCGTGGTCCGGCGTCACTTGCTCCACACAAGGCGATTATAGAGTCGTCACCGAATT AGAAGTTTACGCGGTTTCGATCGTTGGACCTTTCCCTACTGCTGTGACTAATCTCTTGGATCTCACTAGGCT GGATCTCCATAATAACAAGTTGACTGGCCCAATTCCTCCTCAGATCGGACGGTTGAAGCGTCTTAAAATACT taaCTTGAGGTGGAATAAACTACAAGATACCATACCTCCTGAAATTGGTGAACTGAAGAGTCTAACTCATTT ATATCTGAGCTTCAATAGTTTCAAGGGTGAAATCCCTAGGGAGCTTGCGAACCTTGCAGAGCTTCGGTATCTCTATCTACAAGAGAATCGTCTTATTGGGAGAATTCCTGCAGAATTGGGAACTCTTCGAAATCTTCGGCACCT GGATGTTGGTAACAATCATTTGGTGGGTACCATAAGGGAACTCATACGCATTGAGGGATGCTTTCCAGCTCTTCGCAACCT TTATCTAAATAATAACTATTTAACGGGAGGAATACCAGCACAACTTGCCAATTTGACCAACTTGGAAATCTT TTACCTCTCCTACAATAAAATTTCTGGATCTGTACCAACTGGACTTGCTAATATTCCTAAATTGATCTACTT GTACTTGGATCACAACCAGTTGACAGGGAGAATTGACTCTGAATTCTATAAACACCCTTTCTTGAAAGAATT GTATATTGAGGGTAATTCATTCAAGCAAGGCGTAAAGCCAATAGGTGTCCACAAAGTCCTCGAGGTTTCTGACACCGAGTTCCTCGTTTAG